In the Mesorhizobium huakuii genome, TTCTTCGAACTGGTCAGCAATCTTCAGACCTACCTGATCCAGAACAAAACCTCCCTGGTCGACTACTGCCAACGATATTGGGCGGATCACCCGATCTCGAGTGCCCCGGCCGAATCCGCCGCCAACAGCCTCGTCAATGCCCGCATGAACAAAAAACGTCAGATGCGCTGGTCTCCCGCAGGGGCTCACAGGGTACTTCAGGTCCGCGCGGCGGTTGCCGATGGTCGATTGAAGCAAGCCAAGTTTGCCCTTGCGGCTTGACCCCAGCTTTTTCCCGCTCCCGAGAGCGCAGGACTCTTCTGGACAGGCGCGGCAGATGGTCGAGCGGTTCGGCCGAGACGGTTTCCCAACGAGTCTGGACGAACACCATGCGCTCGCTCCCGCCGACCTCCCTCAAATCTCTGCCAGCGCGGCATTGGAGGCCTATTGGAAGGTTCCGGCGCCGCCGGCCGAGCAGCCTGCCACCCTGAACGAGACCGTGGGGGCGCGCGATCGGGCGGGTGCCAAGCGCCGAAGGCCGGCCACCGAGCATAAGGAAGACGACAGGGCGGCTCAACGGTGGCGAATTGGCCCGCAACCGGCACCCGCGCGGGAGGAGAGTCATTCGGGAACGGCTTCAAGCTCGAAACTGAAAAGCCGGCGTCGAAGGGAGTTCCCTGATAATCTGAGGAAGTTGGCGACTGAAGCCAAGGGGACGAGATTTCAGCTGTCAGGCGAGGAGTGCCAACGCGTTGCCGATCACGGTGGATTGCTTGCTTTGAAAGCCTTCGTGGACAATGCGGAGGCGCTGGCGAAGCTGGAGTTCGGCGGCCATAACTTCAGCAAGGACGATATCCTCAAGATCCTGAGCCACAAAGGCGCCGCCCAGGCGGTGCAGGCCCTGCTGAAGAACGCGGAGGCGCTGGCGAAGCTGGACTTCAGCGGCCAGAAGTTGAGCAAGGACGATATCCTCAAGTTCCTGGGCAATGATGGTGCCGCTCAGGCGGTGCAGGCCCTGCTGAAGAACGCGGAGGCGCTGAAAAAGCTGGACTTCGGCGGCCATAACTTCAGCAAGGACGATATCCTCAAGATCCTGAGCCACAAAGGCGCCGCCCAGGCCGTGCAGGCCCTGCTGAAGAACGCGGAGGCGCTGAAAAAGCTGGACTTCGGCGGCCATAACTTCAGTAAGGACGATATCCTCAAGATCCTGGGCAACAACGGCGCGGCTCAGGCGGTGCAGGCCCTGCTGAAGAACGTGGAGCCGCTGACAAAGCTGGAGTTCGACGGCCAGAAGTTCAGCAAGGACGATATCCTCAAGTTCCTGGGCAATGATGGTGCCGCTCAGGCGGTGCAGGCCCTGCTGAAGAACGCGGAGGCGCTGGCGAAGCTGGACTTCAGCGGCCAGAAGTTCAGCAAGGACGATATCCTCAAGATCCTGGGCAACAACGGCGCGGCTCAGGCGGTGCAGGCCCTGCTGAAGAACGTGGAGCCGCTGACAAAGCTGGAGTTCGACGGCCAGAAGTTCAGCAAGGACGATATCGTTCAGATCCTGCGCAACTACGGCGCGGCTCAGGCGGTGCAGGCCCTGCTGAAGAACGTAGAGCCGCTGACAAAGCTGGAGTTCGACGGCCAGAAGTTCAGCAAGGACGATATCGTCAAGATCCTGGGCAAGAGCGGCGCGGCGAGGGCGGTGCAGGCGATGCTGCAAAATGCGGACGAATTGAAGAATATGCCTAAACCGCAAGTGTTGGCAGCGGCGAGCAACCAGCGGGGTGCTGCTGCCGCAATTAGAAAATTAAATAAATGACCCTTATTGCAACAGCATATCGTCAATATGCGTATTTTAGTAGATCCCGGACACCTTTTCCGGTAAGTCCCGAAGCTGTGGAGTAAACCCCTGGACTGAGACAGAGAGAATAGCGGACAGTTTGCTCTGTAAGCTTATGCGGCCATTTTCAGGCACCGTAACGTTAACCGGGCATCGATCAAAATGTGGGATCTGGCGGCATGACCAGATTTTCCCGTGATCCTCTTTATCGTCGCCACCGATTTTCGGCGCAGGTGATTGCCCATGCCGTTTGGCTCTATTTCCGGTTTCCGCTCAGCCTGCGGATGGTCGAGGATATGCTGGCAGCTCGTGGCGTCATCGTCTCTCACCAGACCGTGCGACTTTGGGCTGAGAAATTTGGCAGACACTTTGCCAATGATATCCGGAAGCGATCGGCCGGCGAGCTCGGCGACAAATGGCATCTCGATGAGGTTGTCATCACCATCGGTGGAAAGAAACACTGGCTTTGGCGCGCCGTTGATCAGGACGGGTTTGTTCTCGACGTGTTGGTGCAAAGCCGTCGCAATGCCAAGGCGGCAAAGCGCTTGATGCGAAAGCTTCTGAAAGGGCAAGGCCGTTCGCCGCGTGTGATGATCACCGACAAGCTTCGATCCTACGGTGCGGCGAAGCGGGAGATCATGCCAGGCGTCGAGCATCGCTCGCACAAGGGCCTGAACAATCGGGCGGAGAACTCTCATCAACCCGTCCGACGGCGGGAGAGGATCATGAAGCGCTTCAAGTCAGCGCGACATCTTCAGCGTTTCGTTTCCGTCCACGACCCGATCGCCAACCTCTTTAACGTTCCCCGCCACGATATTCCATCCACCCACCATCGAGAACTGCGAGCAACTGCCATGCAAGCATGGCGCCAAATCGCGCGACTTCACGCCGAATGAACCAAAGCCTCACTCCCAGATCTTGTTTTCACAGCGTTAAGTTTACGGTGCCCGAGCTTGACGTTGTGAAGGCTGCGGCGGGTCACCTTCAAACTCCGTCCAGATCCGCTCGACCTCCGAGGTGCCGATCTCCATGCCCAGACTTCGCACCGGCGGTCCGCTTTGGCGCCAGCCGCCATGATGGCGGCGACCCGAGACAATCAGCCCACCGCGGCGGACCTTCAGGTAAGTGGGTCGAGAAAGCCCTGGGCGGGACGCCGCCTACAGCGTGGCTGCTGCCTTGTGGCCGCAGCGATGGAAAGAATCTGCCCCCGGACATCGACGTCAGTGGTTTAGAGAAGGCGGCTCGGCAGGGATCTCTGCATAAAATCCCGGAAGCCCGGTGCGTGTCATTCGGATATCGGATTCTTTGAGAGCACCTTAGGCGGCGAGCTTGGCTGCGTGTGCCTTCTACTGTCGACGTCTACCAACTCCCAATCTGATATACGGGGTGAGTGACGCCTTGAAAAATTTGCCCGATAGCGTGCGTCCGAATTTGGCGGCGATCTTCGCCAAATGCGATGAGCTGCAATTTCCGGCGACGGCTAGGGGCGAGCCTCCAGCACCAAGTTGAATGGCGTCTCCGCGGCGCGACGGAATCGCTTGAAGCCGCCGCCGGTCACCACCCTGCGCAGCCTCGCCTCGCCGGCCTGGGCGCCAAGCCCGAGCCCAACTTCCTGTGACACGGACGCAGGCGTGCACAGGAACGTGGACGCGGCATAGTAGACGCGTCCGACGGGATTGAGGTTCGCCGCCAGATGATCATGCGCGAACGGCTCGACGATCATCCACGTGCCATCCGGCTTGAGCGACCTGTGGACATGGGTGGCGGCGCCGGCTGGGTCGCCCATGTCGTGAAGGCAATCGAAGAAAGCGACGAGGTCATAGGTGCCGGGATAGGTCTTGGCGGCCGCGACCTCGAAGCGCGTGTTGGCGCCGACGCCGGCCTCCTCGGCGGCCTTGCGGGCGCGCTCGATGGAAGGGGCGTGATAGTCGAAGCCGACGAAGCGCGAATTGGGGAAAGCACGCGCCATGAGCACGGTTGATGCGCCATGACCGCACCCGACATCCGCGACCGCGGCGCCGCGTTCGAGCTTCTCGACCACGCCCTCCAGAGCCGGTAACCAGGATTCGATCAGATTGGCATTGTAGCCTGGCCGGAAAAACCGTTCCGTGCCGCGAAACAGACACGCGCTATGATCGTGCCACGCGACGCCCTTGCCGGACTGGAATGCCTGCCTCACCTTTTCTTCATCGAGCCACAGCGCGGACAGGAACTCGAATGCGCCAGCCATGAAGGCCGGGCTATCTTCATCGGCGAACACCAGCTCCTGCTCGGCGTTGAGATAGAACTCGTCGCTCGCTTCATCGTAGTCGACGTAGCCCGCCGCCGCCTGCCCGGAAAGCCATTCCCTTACAAGGCGTTCCTGGGTGCCGGTGCGTGTCGAAAGTTCGGCGGCCGTCATCTTGCCGCCTTCGCGCAATGCCTTGAACAGGCCGAGTCTGTCCCCCAGCACGACTCCCGCGCCAGTAGCGATCGCACCGAGATCGCCGACCATTTTCCCTAAGAATGCGTCCAACTTTTTCTGACTCGCTTCAGACATTGGAATCTCCCTTTGGGTTCAATCTCTCCAGGCGATGGAGCCCTGCTCGTCATGAGGCGTGATTGGCCGTCGCCTTGAGCATCAGATGCTCGAAGACATGCGCGATGCCGGATTTCCCCCGCGGCTCATCCGCGCTGCCGATCCTGAACCAGACCATATGAGTGGCGACCGGCGCGGTGGTCGGAAATGACAACCACCTCCATGCCCTTGAAAAGCAGGAAATCCGTCACTTTGCCCTCGTCGGTAACGGGCGGAGCCGGAGCGTTCGTCACCGGGCAAGCGCGGTCGCAGTAGGTATCCTGGGCAGCCCGTCAGACATCGATGGCTCCGGTTGTGGTGGCGGGACGGGCGATAAGCAAGTTCGGGGCAAAGTGATTGTTCCGCGGCGGCTGTATGTTTTGGTGAGGTGATCATGCGACTTCTTGTTGGTCGGTCACGTGTTTGCGGATGACGAGCATGTACTGTGCCAAAGGAGAAACCATTCAAACGCAATCCAGTAGATCTGACTGTATCCGACATTGTCGGAAATTGGACATCGCCGAACGCGAAGCGTTCGGGGCGGCTTGTGACGATACTTGCGCATGCTGCTTCGGAGGAGGGATGCGCCTCGAACCGGCCGCGAGGCCTTCCTGCCATTTAAGGCGCCAGATCAATTGAACGCCCATACCAGTCAGCCGTCCTGTCGCTTAGGCATCCCCACGTAGCGTGCAGGCGGTTGATCGCTCATTTTCAGCATGAATCATGCGGAGAATCCTATGAGCGACAGTATGAGCCATCATCGAACATTCGAGATTTTGACGGCGGAGCCTGTGCCGTCCCGACGCAAGCCGCGCCATCGGTCGGACGAAGAGAAGGCACGGCTTGTCGCCGAAGCGTTCTCGCCAGGGGGCAATGTCTCGGCGGTTGCGCGTTCCGAGGGGCTGGACCCCTCGCAGCTCTATGCGTGGCGCCGCAAGGCGCTTTCGTCGGGCATGGTTGCGCCACTGACGGAGGGAGCGAGCAAGCCGGCGAAGTTCACGCGCTTTGAAGCGGTGGGCAGCGACACGGTGGAAATCGTCATTGGCGACGCAGTGGTGCGCGCCGGCGGCGATGTCGATCCCGATCGCCTGGCGAGGATCATCCGCGCGGTTCGTAAGGCATGATCGCTTCCGGTGTGGTGGTTTACGTGTCGTGCCAGCCGGTCGACTTCCGCAAGGGCGCGGCATCTTTGATGGCGCTGGTCAGGGATGGCGGCCTGGACCCATTCTCGGGGGCACTTCACGTATTCCGTTCGAAGCGTGCGGACCGGGTTCGCATCGTGTGGTGGGACGGCAGCGGGGTTTGTCTTTATTCGAAGACTCTGGAAGATCACAGCTTCTGCTGGCCGGGGATATCGGCCGCGCGCATGCGTCTCGACCATGTTCTCCGCCCGATTGTTCAGGCCCTTGTGCGAGCGATGCTCGACGCCTGGCATGATCTCGCGCTTCGCCGCACCGTAGGATCGAAGCTTGTCGGTGATCATCACACGCGGCGAACGGCCTTGCCCTTTCAGAAGCTTTCGCATCAAGCGCTTTGCCGCCTTGGCATTGCGACGGCTTTGCACCAACACGTCGAGAACAAACCCGTCCTGATCAACGGCGCGCCAAAGCCAGTGT is a window encoding:
- a CDS encoding class I SAM-dependent methyltransferase translates to MSEASQKKLDAFLGKMVGDLGAIATGAGVVLGDRLGLFKALREGGKMTAAELSTRTGTQERLVREWLSGQAAAGYVDYDEASDEFYLNAEQELVFADEDSPAFMAGAFEFLSALWLDEEKVRQAFQSGKGVAWHDHSACLFRGTERFFRPGYNANLIESWLPALEGVVEKLERGAAVADVGCGHGASTVLMARAFPNSRFVGFDYHAPSIERARKAAEEAGVGANTRFEVAAAKTYPGTYDLVAFFDCLHDMGDPAGAATHVHRSLKPDGTWMIVEPFAHDHLAANLNPVGRVYYAASTFLCTPASVSQEVGLGLGAQAGEARLRRVVTGGGFKRFRRAAETPFNLVLEARP
- a CDS encoding transposase; translated protein: MSDSMSHHRTFEILTAEPVPSRRKPRHRSDEEKARLVAEAFSPGGNVSAVARSEGLDPSQLYAWRRKALSSGMVAPLTEGASKPAKFTRFEAVGSDTVEIVIGDAVVRAGGDVDPDRLARIIRAVRKA
- a CDS encoding IS6 family transposase; the protein is MTRFSRDPLYRRHRFSAQVIAHAVWLYFRFPLSLRMVEDMLAARGVIVSHQTVRLWAEKFGRHFANDIRKRSAGELGDKWHLDEVVITIGGKKHWLWRAVDQDGFVLDVLVQSRRNAKAAKRLMRKLLKGQGRSPRVMITDKLRSYGAAKREIMPGVEHRSHKGLNNRAENSHQPVRRRERIMKRFKSARHLQRFVSVHDPIANLFNVPRHDIPSTHHRELRATAMQAWRQIARLHAE